From the Niveibacterium microcysteis genome, the window GCCCCAAGGACGATCACCCTGCGGGCGGTCACTCGCGGGCCGGTCGGTCTGTGGCCGGTCACCCCACGAACGTTCGCCCTGCGGCCTGTCGCCCTGTGGTCGGTCTGAACGCGGACGCTCGCTGAAACTGCGCTCACCTTGCGGCCGATCGCCGTAGGGGCGCTCGCCTTGTGGGCGCGGGCGCGGCGGGCGGTCGTCGGCCCAGCGGCCCTGTGGCTTGCGGTCTTCAAAGCGCCCGCGATCACCTTCGCGTTGCTTGCCGCGGTCACCCCAGCCGCCGCCGCTGCGCTCATCACGGAAATCGCGGCGCGGCGGGCGGCGCTCCATGCCTTCGGCTTCCCCTTCTTCGAGCGGTCGGATCGCCAGTGCCTGGCGACGCACGCGGATCGCGCCGATCTGCGCCAATACGTCGGCGGGCAGGTCGCGCGGCAGTTCCACCGTCGAGAAGTCCGGGAACAGGTTGATCTGGCCGATGTAGCGGCCTTCGATGCCGCCTTCGTTGGCGATTGCGCCGACGATCTCCTTCGGCATCACGCCGTCGTTGCGGCCCACGTTGATGCGGTAGCGCGCCAGTGCGCCGGCCGAGAACTCGCGGCGCTTGGCGAGGATCTCTTCGCGGTTCTCGCGTACCGGGCGTTCGCGTTCCGGCCTTGCAGCGGGTTCATCCGGCCATTCGGCGGGGTCGAGCTTGAGCGGGCGCTCGCGTTGCGCGATCCAGGCCAGCGCAGCGGCGATTTCGTGCGCGGTGAGGTCCTGATCGTCTTCCATCTGGCTCACCAGCTCGACGAAGTATTCCAGCGATTCGTTCTCGATCACCTCGGTGATCTGCTGCTTGAACTGCTCGGCGCGCTTGATCTCCACTTCGCTGCGCGTCGGCAGGCGCAGCGGTTCGATCGTCGCGCGGGTGACGCGCTCGATCGTCTTCAGCATGCGGAACTCGCGCGGGCTGACGAAGAGGATCGCGTTGCCGGTGCGCCCCGCACGGCCGGTGCGGCCGATGCGGTGCACATAGGCCTCGGTGTCGTAGGGGATGTCGTAGTTGATGACGTGGGTGACGCGCGGCACATCGATACCGCGCGCCGCCACGTCGGTCGCGACGACGATGTCGAGCTGGCCGTTCTTCAGCTGCTCGATCACGCGTTCGCGCAGGCCCTGCGTCATGTCGCCGTTCAGCGCCGCGGCGGCGATGCCGCGTGCTTCGAGCTTCTGCGCCAGCTCTTCGGTGGCGATCTTGGTCCGCACGAACACGATCGCGGCGTCGAAGTCCTCTTCCACTTCGAGGATGCGCGTGAGGGCATCGAGCTTGTCCATGCCGCGCACGGTCCAGTAACGCTGGCGGATCGCCTCGACGGTGCTGGTCGCGGCGCGGATCTTCACCTCGCGCGGTTCGCGCAGGTAGGTGCGCGCGACACGCCGGATCGGCTCCGGCATGGTCGCCGAGAACAGCGCGGTCTGCCGCTCGGGCGGCGTGTGCTGGAGGATCCATTCAACATCGTCGATGAAGCCCATGCGCAGCATCTCGTCGGCTTCGTCGAGCACCATCACGCGCAGCGCATCGAGCTCGAGGCTCTTGCGCTCGAGGTGGTCCATCACCCGGCCCGGCGTGCCGACGATCACCTGCGGCCCGCGCGACAGCGCCCGCAGCTGCACCACCATGCTCTGGCCGCCGTAGATCGGCAGCACATGGAAGCCGGGCAGGTGGTGTGCGTACTTCTGCAGGGCCTCGGCAACCTGGATCGCGAGTTCGCGTGTTGGCGTGAGCACCAGTGCTTGCGGGCGGCGCTCGGCGATGTCGATGCGCGAGAGCAGTGGCAGCGCGAACGCCGCCGTCTTGCCGGTACCGGTCTGCGCTTCGCCGATGATGTCATTGCCTTCCAGCAGCAGCGGGATGCAGGCGGCCTGAATTGGCGAGGGGGTTTCGTAGCCCACGTCCGCCAGCGCGCGCAGCAGCGCTTCGGGCAGGCCGAGCTCGGCGAAGGTGGTCGGGGTGTCGGGTGTAGTCATGGCGGGGGCCCTGCGAGGACGGCCCGAAAACACGGGCCAACCCTGAAGTATCGCCGACGCGGCGCCGTTTGCCGAATATCTGCAGGGGGCAGATGCCCCGCGTGGCGGCTCAATCGTCGCTGTCGCTCTCGCGCGGTGGCGTCCAGCGCTCGGCGAGATGGCGCGACTGGTAGTCCAGTTCGGGGAACAACGCGGCCTCGGTGATGCCGATCAGCGCCAGTTCGCGCCGCATGGCGGCACGCTTGGCGCACGGGATCCGCAGCCACTTGAGGATGCGCGTCCGGCTCAGCGCGGCATCGATGTCGAGCAGATCGACTGGTGCACCGATCGCGCTTGGCGACAGGGTCTTGCCCGCCCAGGCCGAGGTGTCGGCAACGTAGCGGCCGCCGTGCAAGGTGAAGGTGCCAGCCTGGTTCCGGATGCGTGGGTTGGCCCGCGGCGGGAACACGGCCACCGGCATCGATAGCCGCAGCGCGAGGCGCTCCGCACTGGCCCAGTTGGTGTCGTCGAACAGTTTGACGGGCCTGATGCCGCGCGGCGTGTTCAGTGGCACTGCACGCAGGTCCACCGTTTGCGCCTCGCTGGCGATCTGCGATACCGGGATCGGCGTGTCGCCGATCGCGCTGAGGAGCCGCGCGTGGCGATAGTGCTCGCCGTCGATGTCGGGAGCTTGCAGGCTGCGGGCGACACAGTCGCGCCATTCGTCGCGATTGCGTACGCGGCACAGTGCGGCACGGGCTACGACGTCGGCGTCGTGGGCGTACAGCAGCTCGGCGCTGCGGCGCGTGGCGGAGCTGTAGTAGTTGAGGCGCCTCGCGTTGAGGATCCAAATCGCGGCGTCTTCGCCGCAGTCGTCCAGGTGCGGCTCGCGCACCGCGAAGAACAGCGCGACCAGCAGGTTCTCGGTCCA encodes:
- a CDS encoding DEAD/DEAH box helicase: MTTPDTPTTFAELGLPEALLRALADVGYETPSPIQAACIPLLLEGNDIIGEAQTGTGKTAAFALPLLSRIDIAERRPQALVLTPTRELAIQVAEALQKYAHHLPGFHVLPIYGGQSMVVQLRALSRGPQVIVGTPGRVMDHLERKSLELDALRVMVLDEADEMLRMGFIDDVEWILQHTPPERQTALFSATMPEPIRRVARTYLREPREVKIRAATSTVEAIRQRYWTVRGMDKLDALTRILEVEEDFDAAIVFVRTKIATEELAQKLEARGIAAAALNGDMTQGLRERVIEQLKNGQLDIVVATDVAARGIDVPRVTHVINYDIPYDTEAYVHRIGRTGRAGRTGNAILFVSPREFRMLKTIERVTRATIEPLRLPTRSEVEIKRAEQFKQQITEVIENESLEYFVELVSQMEDDQDLTAHEIAAALAWIAQRERPLKLDPAEWPDEPAARPERERPVRENREEILAKRREFSAGALARYRINVGRNDGVMPKEIVGAIANEGGIEGRYIGQINLFPDFSTVELPRDLPADVLAQIGAIRVRRQALAIRPLEEGEAEGMERRPPRRDFRDERSGGGWGDRGKQREGDRGRFEDRKPQGRWADDRPPRPRPQGERPYGDRPQGERSFSERPRSDRPQGDRPQGERSWGDRPQTDRPASDRPQGDRPWGDRPPRPQGDRAPRPFGDRPPKPAYAGDKKPWGPPKGRKNDR
- a CDS encoding FRG domain-containing protein: MREIPAESKTIESVAQAIDALTRGKLLDALAPEASARRGDARFGLWFRGHERASYRLVPSLLRPAPGRAPMDEVSLTRHFRALNPDAAPAGTPDFAALVTMQHYLAPTRLLDWTENLLVALFFAVREPHLDDCGEDAAIWILNARRLNYYSSATRRSAELLYAHDADVVARAALCRVRNRDEWRDCVARSLQAPDIDGEHYRHARLLSAIGDTPIPVSQIASEAQTVDLRAVPLNTPRGIRPVKLFDDTNWASAERLALRLSMPVAVFPPRANPRIRNQAGTFTLHGGRYVADTSAWAGKTLSPSAIGAPVDLLDIDAALSRTRILKWLRIPCAKRAAMRRELALIGITEAALFPELDYQSRHLAERWTPPRESDSDD